A window of Musa acuminata AAA Group cultivar baxijiao unplaced genomic scaffold, Cavendish_Baxijiao_AAA HiC_scaffold_365, whole genome shotgun sequence genomic DNA:
aaaaaagataattaaaaattAGATGGAAGAGATGTGAATTCATATGTAATTTTAGACTATATAAAGGCATCGAAATAAGCCCATTCTCTGTCTTTACCCATCGCCTCAGCCTCGATGGGAACCCTTTTCTACGACTCGGGTGAGATCCCTACCGTAGCGGCTACCTTTCTCGCAAGCACCGCAATGGTAGGTTGGGCTGCTCACTCTGCCTGCAGTCTGTGGAGTAAACCTCGATACGAATCGTCGATGCGACTTGGTGCTTCGGAAGATGGATTTCCGAAACGTGGAGTAAATCTTGATTTCGTGATGGCAAAGGAGAGAAGCCACATCCAAACCGTGAGATCGTCACTGCAAAATGCCAAAGGAACCATGCAATGGATCGCCAAGGACGTCGTCGTACAACAGACAGCGATCATACACCCTAAAAACAATGGCTCATCACAGCGCCCAACGATCAACGATGCGAAATGTCAAGAACACCATGTGATCACCGACGACAATGAAAAGAATCTGTAAAGAATGGTGATCTTTATATCAGACTTCGGCTAAGGAACCACTCGTAGCGATAACTGATAACAATGTTAAATCAGTGCAGTTTTGTCGTCTCCGATGGTGCCTGTTTATGCGAGAGAGATCTGTGCGGTCAATGATAGAAGAAGAAGGATTCCCAAACCAGACGAGTTGTTCTCGATGCCTCCTACATGGGAACAGAAACAGAGTTTGAGATTAACATTTCATAATCTTCAAAACGAGATCCTTTTTGACAGATGAAGTGGATCACACTTATAACACGAAAGAAACTTGCATCACATTCGACCAGCTGCGTCATGCCAATTTCGCATTCTTATCTTGATTGCCACATACGCTTTGTCGTACATCTTGTCCACCGTTGCAAAATAGAAGAGCCTCCAATCTTTCTTGAACAGCATGATCACGAACACACTCCATAAGCCGACCAAATATCCGAGCCCGGTACCAAAGTAAAATGACAGCACATGAGATCCTTGTTCGTACTCCTCCTCCGTCGAATCGACGTTGGGATCGTCGGAGCAACTCTTGGTCACCGGAGGTCCACAGAGATGGACATTTCCGATATAAATGGATGCATCCTCCAGCGTCCGAAGTTGATTCCCCGATGGAATCGCTCCCGATAGATTGTTGTAAGACAGATTCAAGTGGTTCAGAGAATTCAGCGCAGAAAAGCTTTGAGGAATGACTCCGGATAACTTATTGAATGACAGATCCAGAGTTTCCAATGATTTCATGGCACCAATTGCCGCTGGAATTTGGCCGACAAAATTGTTTCTTGATAGATTTAAAGTTTGGAGCATTGAAAGAGACCCAATTTCTATGGGGATTTCTCCTGTGAAATTATTATTTGAAAGATCTATAATGTTGACAAGGTAAAGAATGAttgaaaaattataatatcttCCCTTTATAGTTAGAGCGATGCTATCATCATACTTGTCAAAAGGCAACAAAGCAGGGCGGTCCTTTACAAGGGGACTATAAAATACTCGTTTGTCTCGACGAGTCAAATGCGGTCTCGAACGAGTTGTAGCATTTAAATTGCCAAAGGAGTGTGGAATTGGCCCTGATAATTTATTATTAGCAAGGTCGATAACATGTAGATAAGCAAGTTGCCCAAGCTCTGCAGGAATGTTACCGGAAAACATATTTGAGCGTAGTCGGAGTACCTCTAGGTCTAGAAAATTTTGTGCAATCCATGTAGGTATGCTACCCGAGAATTTATTATTGCCAAGATCAAGAAAAACTAGTGCACTGCATTTTTTCAATGATGATGGAAGAAGCCCATGTAGTTTATTATTGTTTAAGTGGAAAGACTCAAGccaaatcaaattttcaatagagCTGGGAATTTCTCCCGAAAGCTTATTATTTGCCAGATTAATGGAGGAAAAGTAGTTTGTCTCCTGCCAACACGAAGGGATTTCACCTGATATTTGGTTGCTCGATAGATCGAGAATATCAAGTCGATGACAGTTGCAGATAAAGGACGGTATGCTCCCGTTAATATGGTTACGTGAGAGATCCAAGATTCTCAATTCTAGTGTGGGAAAGATTGATGGCAATGATCCTGATAAAGAATTACAAGCCAGATTCAAATAACGCAAGTAAGATAGCAAAACCAAGGAAGTTGGCAAAGTGCCGTTAATTTGATTTTGGGAGAGATTTATAAAAGAAGCAGAGTTATTCCAAAACCAATCAGGCAAGACGTCCTCGATGCTTGTGTTCGACATATCCAAATATTTAATGGAGTTTTGTGAACGGAGCCATCTTGGAAACGCAGGACCCAACTTACAAGAACTCAGTTTAATGGATCGGAGTTGAAAAGGAGGAACCCAATTGTGGTCTATTGAGATGACTAGGGAGTTTTCGAATAGATCAAGCTCACTTAGTTTGGTTAAGTTAGCGAAATGGAGTTCAGACATGGTACCCTCCAGGGAATTACTAGACAGAGAAAGAATAGTGAGGTTGGAAAGCTTGCCGATCTCAATGGGTACGGGACCTGAAAGTGAATTTACGTTAAGATAAAGCTCTCCTAGACCAGTCAAATTCCCAATCTCAACAGGTATGGGACCTGAAAGTGAATTATCGTTAAGATAAAGCACTCCTAGACTAGTCAAATTCCCAATCCCAGCAGGTATGACTCCGAAGAGTGAATTATGATCAAGATAAAGCTTTCTTAGACCAGTCAAATTCCCAATCCCAGCAGGTATGGGTCCAAAGAGTGAATTATCACGCAGATCGATAAGTTTTAGACTATTACAAATTCCAATCTCAGTGGGCACGGGACCTGAAAGTGAATTATCACTAAGATGAAGTTCTCTTAGACCAGTCAATTTTCCAATCCCAGCAGATATGGCACCATGAAGCATAGAAGAACTGAGATCAAGATAAGAGAGGTTGTGGAGTTTCCATAGCCAGTTGGGGAAGGTGGAGTTGAAGAGGTTGCGATGGAGATCGAGAGTGGCCAGTGTCGTGAGGttgacatgggaaagagaagagtgGAGATTGGTGAGGCCACAGTCTTGTAAATGTAGCTCCTCTAGTGAGGACAACATGTTCACCGCTTGAAGCCAATTGTGGGAGGACATGGAAAGTTTCATTAAGCTCATGTCGAGGTATCTCAAGGAAGTGAGACGCGAGAGCCAGTGCAGGCCATCGATCGTTAAGTCATATAGTGAATTTAGGTCGAGATAGCGGAGCCTGGACAGGTTGCCCAGCTGGGGAGGAATGGCTCCGCTGAAGTTGGACGAGGAGAGGTCGAGATACGTCAACTCGGTAAGGGAACCCAAAAATTTCGGGATTTGGATCCCACCGAAGTCATTGTAGCTGAGGTTGAGGCGCTCCAAATGAGTTAGAAGGAGCAAGGATGGTCTGATCTCACCTCCGATAGACGTCTCATAGTTATAAGGGTTGGAATTCTGGAGGTTGAGCTCCACGACATGGCCGGTTCTGTTGTCACAAACCACCCCGCTCCATCTGCAGCAGTCTACTCGGCCTTGCCATGATGACAAACGGCTGGAAGGATCCTTGACGATGCCGGTTTTGAAGTCGAGGAGGGCGTCCCTCTCGCCCTCTACGCACCCCTTCGTCGTCGGCGTTGTTGCCGCCGTGAACAAAAGAATGCTCGTAAGCCAAAGCCCGAAAGAGTTGTGCCGTGGCACAGGGTGTGTGCTTCTGCTGCAAGAGGCCATGCTATTTGGTGAATGCATAGTGTACTGAGAGATGGCAGGCCGTGGAGGACAAGTCCATATATAGAGTCGCTGTGTGGGCGTGATGGCCCTCCC
This region includes:
- the LOC135658184 gene encoding receptor-like protein EIX2, coding for MASCSRSTHPVPRHNSFGLWLTSILLFTAATTPTTKGCVEGERDALLDFKTGIVKDPSSRLSSWQGRVDCCRWSGVVCDNRTGHVVELNLQNSNPYNYETSIGGEIRPSLLLLTHLERLNLSYNDFGGIQIPKFLGSLTELTYLDLSSSNFSGAIPPQLGNLSRLRYLDLNSLYDLTIDGLHWLSRLTSLRYLDMSLMKLSMSSHNWLQAVNMLSSLEELHLQDCGLTNLHSSLSHVNLTTLATLDLHRNLFNSTFPNWLWKLHNLSYLDLSSSMLHGAISAGIGKLTGLRELHLSDNSLSGPVPTEIGICNSLKLIDLRDNSLFGPIPAGIGNLTGLRKLYLDHNSLFGVIPAGIGNLTSLGVLYLNDNSLSGPIPVEIGNLTGLGELYLNVNSLSGPVPIEIGKLSNLTILSLSSNSLEGEIPIEIGSLSMLQTLNLSRNNFVGQIPAAIGAMKSLETLDLSFNKLSGVIPQSFSALNSLNHLNLSYNNLSGAIPSGNQLRTLEDASIYIGNVHLCGPPVTKSCSDDPNVDSTEEEYEQGSHVLSFYFGTGLGYLVGLWSVFVIMLFKKDWRLFYFATVDKMYDKAYVAIKIRMRNWHDAAGRM